The Pelagovum sp. HNIBRBA483 sequence GGAATCCATGCAGAGGACTACATGGCCGATGCGGCGTCCCCCTATACATTCCGTCATGACCCCGCCGGGGGCGGGGCGCTGGCCGACCTCGGTAGCCATGCGTTGGCGACCGCAGAATTCCTCCTTGGGCCAATTGGTGATGTTCTTGGAGATTGCCATACAGTCATCGGCGAGCGCAGTGATGCCAGTGGGACGAAGCGACGGGTCGAGGTGGATGATGTCGGGCGAGCGTTCCTGCGATTTGAGAATGGTGCGAACGGTACGATCGAAGGCAACTGGATCGCGACCGGCCGAAAAATGCAGCATGATTTCGAGGTATATGGGACCAAGGGAGCGCTGGTTTACACAGGCGAGCGGCTTAATGAACTGCTCTTTTATGAAACTGGGGCAAAGACTGGCAGACAGGGGTTCCGCAGGATTGAAGCTGGGCCGGACCATCCGCCTTATGGTCAGTTCATCGTCGCGCCAGGGCACCAGATTGGGTTTAACGATCTGAAAACAATAGAAGTTGCGGAATATATCCGCGCGATTGGTGGGCAAACTCCGGAGCCTTTCAACTTTCGTGATGGATTGCGAATCCAGACTTTGGTCGAGTCGATTCATGCTTCGTCCCGCGAGAGAAGCTGGCGGAGCACGCCGTTCACCTAAACGGGCATCGTTTCAACCACATCAGATGTTTGACGACCGTGCTCTCTTGAGGCGCGCGGGGTAGGGTATTCGGGTTTTTGCAACAACTATTGCAAAAAAATAAATTTGACAAATTTTGCTTTATGGGAAAAGCTAGGACCGAGGCGGCCCGTTTGTGCGACCGTCTTGGAAAACATTGGGAGGAAACCAAGTGAAAAAAACTATTCTGCTCGCATCAATGGCAGCAGCCATGATTGCAACCGATGCAGTCGCACAAGACCTGACGGTTTGTGTAAGCTGGTCGAATTTCCGTGAGGAACGCTGGAAGACGGATGAAGCTGCAATCGTGGGCGCTCTTGAAGCCGCTGGTGCAAAATACGTTTCGGCTGATGCGCAGACCTCTGCGACAAAGCAGCTGGCGGATATCGAAGGCATGATCACCCAAGGATGCTCCTCGATTATCATTCTTGCACAGGACTCCGCGTCGATCGGACCGGCTTTGAACGCTGCCGAAGACGCTGGTGTGCCGGTCGTTGGATATGACCGCATGATCGACGACCCGCGTGCCTTCTACCTGACCTT is a genomic window containing:
- a CDS encoding Gfo/Idh/MocA family protein, translated to MHSKSKLRVGMVGTGFMGKAHAFGFSAAQKVFDLPFEIILEMVADVTVEAAQRAARAYGFNQFTANWRDIIESREIDVVSITAPNALHKEIALAAIAAGKHVYCEKPLAPLVADALEMTEAAEAAGVKTQVGFNYLCNPMMQLARAMIAEGELGEIRSYRGIHAEDYMADAASPYTFRHDPAGGGALADLGSHALATAEFLLGPIGDVLGDCHTVIGERSDASGTKRRVEVDDVGRAFLRFENGANGTIEGNWIATGRKMQHDFEVYGTKGALVYTGERLNELLFYETGAKTGRQGFRRIEAGPDHPPYGQFIVAPGHQIGFNDLKTIEVAEYIRAIGGQTPEPFNFRDGLRIQTLVESIHASSRERSWRSTPFT